GAGCAAATCTGCAGGAAACCGGCTATCAGCAGATATATCTTGATCGTGCTTTGCATTTGCTAAAGTTACAAAGCCCTTAGCATTTTACGAAATATGGGATTTGGGAGAAATGGAATCTATGATTTCCCTAAAATGATCCGAAGAATATTGGATTTCTGATTCAATCAGTAAGGATTATAAGAAAAAGATACATTACTTCCCGAGATTTTTATTCAAAGGACGCGTCTTTGCACGCGCGGTTGAATCCTCCGGATTTTAAATTACTAACAAAAAATTTGCTTTTCTTTGGCAGGTAAACCGACAGCCTATTAAATCTCTCTTTGCAAATATCGGAATTGTTGTTTTGCTAAATCTCCTGATCAAGCCAGTATGGCTGCTCATTGAGATGGAAGTGCAAAACCAGGTAGGTCATACAGACTGGGGGTTATACTCCGGACTGTTTTCTTTTGGGTTTTTGTTTATCGCTTTTTCAGATATGGGGGTAAGCCAGTATATCACGAAGACTCTGGCTTCAGACCGTGGACTGCTGCATTCCTACTTTCCCAATCTCCTGACATTCAAACTGGTTATCAGCATATTTTATCCTTTTATTCTGGTGGGGTTGGGATGGCTGATGGGCTATGATACGCATGAACTGTATTTTTTACTCCTCCTCTGTCTGGTTCATGCAGGAAACCAGCTTATGGCTTATTTCCGGGCAGGATTTCAGGCTTTACAGCAATTTACCCTCGATGGGATACTCTCTGTCTTTGAACGAGTAATCTTGATGATTCTGGTCGGCTATTTATATATGACCAGCCTGAATATCGAACGGTTTATTTATATCCGGGTATTAACGGCTTTGCTGGGAAGTGCTGTATTTTACTTCCTCTTTGTGTGGTTGCATGGCTGGATTAAACCCAAAATGGATACGAAGCTGATCCGTCAGGTACTGAAGCTCAGTTTCCCGTTTGCTATGATGACGATCCTTTATTCAGTCCACGACAAGGTCGATCAGGTCATGTTGCTAAGAATCGGTGGTGCAAAAGAGAATGGATTGTATGCCGGGGCTTACCGCTGGCTGGATGCATTCAGTATGTATATGTGGACGGTTCTTCCTATATTTTTTGCACGTTTTGCTTATGTTATCAAAGACTTTAAGGCGCAGGAGAGATTACTGCATTTCGGGCAGGTGATTGTTGCCCTGCCCATGGTTTTTGTCAGTGTATTCGTTTTTTTCTATGGAGAGAAGTTGCTCTTTCTGTTTGGAAAGAGTTCGGCAGCGGAAATCACGGTTATGAGTGCCTGCCTTCGGGCGTTGTTTGTAGCGGTTTTATTCAACGGAATATTTGCCATATTCAGCACCCTGCTTACCTCAACGGATCACGAAAAATTTGTGAATCGCCTGGCGGTATTCAGCATATTGATCAACGTGATTCTCAACTGGATTTTTATCCCGGCTTACGGCGCTGTTGCATCTGCATGGACAACGGTAGCCAGCTACGCTTTTTTGGATATCGCCTATGTATTTTATATACGCAAATATATTCCGGTAAAAATCCCCTGGATACAAATGGGGAAAATTGCTTTGGCTGGCATATGTACTGCAGGAATATTTTTTCTTTTCGGTAAAACTTCGCTGGAATGGTATTGGACGACCCTTATCGCCGGTGTCGGACTGGCGGCATTCAGCATACTTTCCGGACTGATTTCCCTTAAAAAAATCAAAACATTTACGGTATAATTGTATGGCCCGTATCTGTCATCTTACCCTATTAAATCCTGCTACTCATACGCGGATTTTTGCCAAAATCGCCCGATCACAACTGGCGCTGGGACACGAGGTAATGGTGGCCGGTCAGGACGAATCCCCTCATCCATATCTCTGTCAGGGTGTCACCATTTTTCCACTAAAACCCTTTCGAAGGCTGTCTCCTCAACGGATATTGGCCCAGATTCGCATTTTGAGAACTGCCGTCCGGGCCAGGGCGCATCTTTATACGATTCATACTCCTGAGCTGATTTTTGTTGCGCTTTTTTTACGGTGGTTTCGGGGAGCAAAAATCATTTACGACGTTCACGAAGATTATGCTGCCAATATCCGCTATGGCAAACATTACCCCGCCTTTCTGAAATATCTGCTTGCTGGTGGTGTGCGGTTTATCGAAAAACGATTTGTCAGCCAGACCGATGCCATCAGTTTTGCGGAAGCGTGTTATGCGGGAATATTTGATGAACCAAAGGGAAAACGATTTTTTCTGCGAAATAAATTTCAGATGTCTGTCCCCCTGGCTGACTCAGAATCCCTTGTTCCCCCATTTCCCTACCTCCTCTATACTGGTACCATCGCAGAAGACTGGGGAATATTTGAAACAATCGCGTTGTGGAAAAAAATGAACCAGGTACAGCCGATAAATCTGGTCGTAGCCGGACATAGCCAGGATTTCAGGGTATTGCAGAAACTGGAAAGAATGGTAGCTGAATCTGGATTGGAAAACCAGTTTACCCTCATCGGTGGTGAAAAATATGCCGCCCA
The DNA window shown above is from Bacteroidia bacterium and carries:
- a CDS encoding glycosyltransferase, giving the protein MARICHLTLLNPATHTRIFAKIARSQLALGHEVMVAGQDESPHPYLCQGVTIFPLKPFRRLSPQRILAQIRILRTAVRARAHLYTIHTPELIFVALFLRWFRGAKIIYDVHEDYAANIRYGKHYPAFLKYLLAGGVRFIEKRFVSQTDAISFAEACYAGIFDEPKGKRFFLRNKFQMSVPLADSESLVPPFPYLLYTGTIAEDWGIFETIALWKKMNQVQPINLVVAGHSQDFRVLQKLERMVAESGLENQFTLIGGEKYAAHSVILSLIKNCTFGTALYRMGVHISGKIPTKFYEYMAFGKPLVFTSDPYWNGLNQQMEFGVPYDDVTDISALLEAIAEKIANPEPHRKEDFHWSGEEGELRKMLLFVLENQNSSST
- a CDS encoding polysaccharide biosynthesis C-terminal domain-containing protein — protein: MVVLLNLLIKPVWLLIEMEVQNQVGHTDWGLYSGLFSFGFLFIAFSDMGVSQYITKTLASDRGLLHSYFPNLLTFKLVISIFYPFILVGLGWLMGYDTHELYFLLLLCLVHAGNQLMAYFRAGFQALQQFTLDGILSVFERVILMILVGYLYMTSLNIERFIYIRVLTALLGSAVFYFLFVWLHGWIKPKMDTKLIRQVLKLSFPFAMMTILYSVHDKVDQVMLLRIGGAKENGLYAGAYRWLDAFSMYMWTVLPIFFARFAYVIKDFKAQERLLHFGQVIVALPMVFVSVFVFFYGEKLLFLFGKSSAAEITVMSACLRALFVAVLFNGIFAIFSTLLTSTDHEKFVNRLAVFSILINVILNWIFIPAYGAVASAWTTVASYAFLDIAYVFYIRKYIPVKIPWIQMGKIALAGICTAGIFFLFGKTSLEWYWTTLIAGVGLAAFSILSGLISLKKIKTFTV